Below is a window of Quercus robur chromosome 6, dhQueRobu3.1, whole genome shotgun sequence DNA.
ATTGATGCATTGAAACTTAAGAGGTTAAGTCCAAATTCTTACTGCAAGAAGGCCTCCACTGCCTGGAAAACTCTCAGTCAGCGGAAGTTCTTCACTGGATGGAAGCAAACCCTGCTTCTCAACCCACTGGCGAGCTGCATCAACAAGATTGCCACTGCTTCCTCTTGTACCCTCTTTTGCAGCAATATCAGCTTTGTTACCAATAACAATATATGGGACAGGAAGGCCAAAGGGACCTCCAGATCCTAGGGGAGCTGAAAAGGTCCCATTTGCAGCAATCTCAGTTGCCCATTTCTGCAAGCTTGTTTTTGTCCTTCTCTGGGAGAGAtcatgaacaaaaataataccTGCATCCAAATTTCATGCCAGAACCATAAGTAGAAACCATAGGATCGCCCTGTGTGCAATAAATATTGATGCACCATTAGTTTCAATGGGAACTGAAATTAGGAAAAGGACTTTATCTCACCATGGAATGATTTGTGTACCACTACAGTGATAATCTCAGTATGCTGCTACTACTTATGAGAAATGTGAGATAGTAAGAATTTTATAAATGGCTCCAGAAAGCTTCCTCTAAAAGATAGATTTTTTatacttcatcttttttttttttttttttttttttttttgataagtaagaatgatatatatacGAAAGGCtactctatgcatgaagaacaTAGAGCAAACCtagaaaaaacaagaagaagaaaacagaacaaaaaccaaaaagaaaaccaaacaaCAGAATAATTACAAAAGAGAAAGGGGGCTAAGAAAAGAAGGGAGAGAGTCACTGGTCGTGAGTCCCCATgcccgagaccaatcaaaaagagtccCACTAAAAGAAGGAAGCGTCTAATCACCAGTGCTATCCAAATTCTCAAAAGTCCGCCGATTCTGCTCCTTCCAAACACACCATAGGATGCACAACGGAACTAAGTTCCAAATCTGAGACGAgtgcttccccaaccaattccaccagccAAAAAGCAAATCTGGTATCGATCTAGGTATATCCCAAGACAAGCCAAAAGTTATAAAGACAAATCTCCATAACCGATAAGCCATCTCACAATGAAGAAGTAAGCGGTCCACCGTCTTTCCACAATGACGGCACGTAATGCACCAGTCCACAAAATCCAATCTCCTCAATCTCAAGTTATCACCCATTAGGATCTTATTCCAAGCtacacaccaaacaaaaaaagaaactcgCCTAGCGGCCTTTGCTCTCCAAAtagctttccaaggaaagacAATTGAGGGAGAATCccttaatttattataaaattttcacagATTTACTTTCAACAAATTACCAAATAACTATGATCACGTAACAAGTAAGAAGAATTTTCTAGATTATTTACTAAGTTTACTTTTCTACAGCATCATACTCAAGACTCAATGAGAAACTAATACTTAGTTGGGGCATATATGCATTTGTTTACTCTTCACTTGATGTCAATACATTGGCAAATTGCAGGATGGGTCCAACTGACTAACCCATAGTTCTCCAAACTCGGTTTTCATAGTGTGAAAGTCAAATATGGGATCATCACCATATAGAACCTGAAAGGATCAGGAGATGCAATAATGTCTACTTATACACTGACTAGTGACAAGCCTAAGCAAGGTAGTGTATTTATTAACTAAACATATATATCACTTATTGGAAATTACTATACTTTTGGAACAGTTTTTATCTTCTTCAGGTTTTACATACACGTGTTCTTTTAGgacttctttctatttttagatTTGAGTCATTTTGACACACAATTAGCTATGAGGAGAATATGACATTTGTGAAAGGATGGAAATTCAGTAATCACCATTAATTTGTGAATAGAAAAGAGACCGGCAGTCTTTGTAACGATCATGGCCTGACACATCCCATAGTTCAACAAAGAAATCTCTCTCAGCATCACCTTTTATGCCACTTGAAGAGCTCCCGGAATATCCATAAGTAATGTGCTGGATAAAAGAAACAGCAATTACTTGGTGCAAAATTAAATTTCAGCACTATCTTAAAATTTCCTTGCAGAATTAAAAGAATATTAAATCTTACCTTCACACCAACAGTACACCCAATTGTTTGAGTAGGGCGAGTGATGGAGGAACCTTTGATAATCAAATGAACAAGAGAAGTTTTCCCAACTCCTATCAAAAGGTTATGAATTGAAAATAAGTACCTAAACATTAAGAGaagtaacaaaaaaagaaagaaaaaaagaatgctATATGTACACACATACAAAAAGCAGCACTCATTTAGTGAAAGCAGATCATGGGTCTTCCTCCATTCGTCATTGATTTACATAGATTAGCATATCTCATGTTAGGCACAAgcacaaaatcaattaaatGCCTATGAAAAAGCTTAAATTCAAATCACAGTCTGCATGCTTTAAAATTACTTCAAACTAACGCAGTTGCTCAGCATAGAGCCAATCACTGTCTAGTACAACCTAGTTCTGAAAACCAACATGCATGCGCGtacatacaaaaacacacacacctGGGTTATAAGCACCTGAAGAACTTGTATACTTCTTGAAATTATTAAGATCTACATTTCTAATCTTAATTTAAGGTAAAGGCAGGTAAGGTTTTGCCAAAACTATGGCAACAGTTACCAAGTCCTCCTGACATACAATGAGAGTAGAGTTTTCTGGTAATCAAAAGAATAAATCTCTAAACCTGATCTCATTGATAACAAGTCTGACTAAATAATTCAATCAGAGTAAATTCTGTCATTTAAGTCAGTCATCCTACCCAGTGAGATTTTCAAGTCCATGCCAACGAGCTATAGCTCAAATGATACCAACTTTTTCCTGTATGAACAAGATGGAGGGTGAAATCATGCATTCAAAACCTACCATGTGTTCCGTAACTTtccaataagaaaaaaaaaatatgcctGCAACCATCTGCCATTAAATACAATGATTGAAACAAAGACCACATACACTTCCAATTTGGAGTTTAAAAGTCATGGAATATCAAACCATCAATTAATATACGTCTATAGTTTCATCTCTAGAACCAATTTCACGGATTACCTAAGTTCTTGTATGCTTTTCTAAATGTCAGTAATCATCTGAGAACGAAATGAGATCTTGTATAATTACAGTTCACGgaagtaagagagagaaaaataaaagttcaatCAGTCTACTTAAGTTGCACTTCTTGATCCACAGTTCGTGCGCTAATATAATCCAAATAAGCAAAC
It encodes the following:
- the LOC126733258 gene encoding small GTPase LIP1 isoform X1, translated to MFWRGERDRERESKEQNGGPLSGQVRVLVVGDSGVGKTSLVHLIIKGSSITRPTQTIGCTVGVKHITYGYSGSSSSGIKGDAERDFFVELWDVSGHDRYKDCRSLFYSQINGIIFVHDLSQRRTKTSLQKWATEIAANGTFSAPLGSGGPFGLPVPYIVIGNKADIAAKEGTRGSSGNLVDAARQWVEKQGLLPSSEELPLTESFPGSGGLLAAAKEARYDKEAVVKFFRSLIRRRYFSDDLSVQTPWSISSVQRVSHRLDEDLSDEDQSYKNTSSLSGDPYKYNVLPPLPAQRNLTPPPTLYPQQPVSVSESYSLPRFSLTGSSEFSSNARSKRSDINV
- the LOC126733258 gene encoding small GTPase LIP1 isoform X2 — protein: MFWRGERDRERESKEQNGGPLSGQVRVLVVGDSGVGKTSLVHLIIKGSSITRPTQTIGCTVGVKHITYGYSGSSSSGIKGDAERDFFVELWDVSGHDRYKDCRSLFYSQINGIIFVHDLSQRRTKTSLQKWATEIAANGTFSAPLGSGGPFGLPVPYIVIGNKADIAAKEGTRGSSGNLVDAARQWVEKQGLLPSSEELPLTESFPGSGGLLAAAKEARYDKEAVVKFFRSLIRRRYFSDDLSVQTPWSISSVQRVSHRLDEDLSDEDQSYKNTSLSGDPYKYNVLPPLPAQRNLTPPPTLYPQQPVSVSESYSLPRFSLTGSSEFSSNARSKRSDINV